The stretch of DNA AGGCCTGGTGGTAGGGGCGGGCGCCCTTGAAGGAGGAGAGGAAGGAGTGGTGGATGTTGATCGCTCGCCCCTGCAGGCCCTCGACCATCTGCGGCGAGAGGATCTGCATGTAGCGGGCGAGAACGACGACGACCAAGACCCCGAGGGCGCCCGCGAGCCC from Acidimicrobiales bacterium encodes:
- a CDS encoding formyltransferase family protein produces the protein MVSNHPDFAALVGAHGVPFHHLPVSAANRAEQEGEALGLAGALGVLVVVVLARYMQILSPQMVEGLQGRAINIHHSFLSSFKGARPYHQAYERG